From a region of the Acinetobacter calcoaceticus genome:
- a CDS encoding helix-turn-helix domain-containing protein, with translation MFTKKDLLQQRTLIDQLRTQNSLSPQNAAKLGQSIASSWERSASAAIPKERFAAPLVEKKSASQNALDMALTQCADDLRHIAEQSSMVIAVGDIGSTIIWTATSAQMQSAAERVHFVQGGQWREEFVGTNALALSLKTQQSSCVFSNEHYMESIHDWVCYAAPIIDPYSKQTLGVVDLSTTWKNHNSLGILAAERCASIIQSALLEQQRQQLNIRAFSTPQVKFNGKSLLLTPRQIEILTILALCPHGLTLEHLYQALYGERKVSMGTLKAEMSQLRDILGGLLGSRPYRLLVHVEADFLQAEQALDAGYAASALQLYTGVFLAKTESPFLCAWRDCLESRLSDAIFKTQETDLLLKHLAHFPEAIDAVERLMELVPSEHPAHQLLVKYLDSPKLS, from the coding sequence ATGTTCACAAAAAAGGATTTATTGCAGCAACGGACGTTGATTGATCAACTGCGTACGCAAAATAGTCTCTCTCCTCAAAATGCTGCCAAACTGGGTCAAAGTATTGCAAGTTCATGGGAACGGTCAGCCTCTGCTGCGATTCCTAAAGAACGCTTTGCGGCCCCATTAGTCGAGAAAAAATCTGCTTCACAAAATGCTTTAGATATGGCCCTAACGCAATGTGCTGATGATTTACGCCATATTGCTGAGCAATCTTCAATGGTGATCGCTGTTGGTGATATTGGAAGTACGATTATTTGGACGGCAACAAGTGCGCAAATGCAAAGTGCTGCTGAGCGTGTTCACTTTGTGCAGGGTGGTCAATGGCGTGAAGAATTTGTCGGCACCAATGCACTGGCTTTGTCTTTAAAAACTCAACAATCAAGCTGTGTTTTTTCCAATGAACACTATATGGAATCGATTCATGATTGGGTGTGCTATGCCGCGCCAATTATCGATCCTTATTCAAAACAAACCCTTGGGGTAGTTGATTTATCGACGACTTGGAAGAACCATAATAGTTTAGGTATTTTGGCGGCTGAACGTTGTGCGTCAATTATTCAATCTGCCTTGCTAGAGCAGCAGCGTCAACAATTAAATATTCGGGCATTTTCGACGCCACAAGTTAAATTTAATGGCAAAAGCTTGTTATTAACACCGCGTCAAATTGAGATTTTAACCATATTGGCCTTATGCCCGCATGGTTTGACTTTAGAGCATCTTTATCAGGCGCTTTATGGCGAACGTAAAGTCAGTATGGGTACGCTTAAAGCTGAAATGTCTCAACTTCGAGATATTTTGGGTGGCTTGCTTGGTTCACGCCCATATCGTTTGCTTGTTCATGTAGAAGCCGATTTCTTGCAAGCTGAACAAGCACTGGATGCGGGATATGCGGCTTCTGCTTTGCAGCTTTACACAGGTGTTTTTCTGGCAAAAACTGAAAGTCCGTTTTTATGTGCATGGCGTGACTGCCTCGAATCACGTCTAAGCGATGCAATTTTTAAAACCCAAGAAACCGATTTATTACTTAAGCATTTGGCTCATTTCCCCGAAGCAATTGATGCGGTAGAACGCCTTATGGAGTTAGTACCGAGCGAACATCCTGCACATCAACTGCTGGTGAAATACCTTGACTCGCCTAAGCTCAGTTAA
- a CDS encoding AraC family transcriptional regulator has translation MAVYTQKLQLVCDYIQRHLDEDLDVDRLSQIAALSKFHFHRIFAIHIGSNVMKFIQLSRLKRASFQMAFEPDLKIIDIAWQAGFDSPEAFTRAFKRSFDQTPRAFRDKPDWESWHQTFVFILPKSELKMNVNIVERPAEKIAYLSHLGSPDKVFETAARFIAWRKETGLSPVMKSRTYGIPFADPEQTPSDEFRFDIAGSIEKIVPENSYGVQTGEIPAGCYATIRHLGSHDQIKESVYYIFKNWLPEQPEEAGDYPVFFHYHNFVHDVKECDLITDIYLLLR, from the coding sequence ATGGCTGTATATACCCAAAAGCTGCAACTGGTTTGCGATTATATTCAAAGACATTTAGATGAAGATTTAGATGTCGATCGACTGAGCCAGATTGCAGCCTTATCTAAGTTTCATTTTCATCGTATTTTTGCCATTCATATTGGTTCAAATGTGATGAAGTTTATTCAGCTTTCTCGTTTAAAACGAGCCTCTTTTCAAATGGCTTTTGAACCCGATCTCAAGATTATTGATATTGCATGGCAAGCAGGGTTTGATAGTCCAGAGGCATTTACTCGTGCATTTAAGCGCTCATTTGATCAAACTCCTCGCGCTTTTAGAGATAAACCAGACTGGGAATCTTGGCACCAGACGTTTGTTTTTATACTTCCGAAAAGTGAGCTAAAAATGAATGTAAATATTGTTGAGCGACCTGCTGAAAAGATTGCCTATCTGTCCCATTTAGGAAGTCCAGATAAAGTTTTTGAAACTGCTGCACGTTTTATTGCTTGGCGTAAAGAAACAGGGTTATCACCTGTGATGAAGTCTAGAACTTATGGTATTCCGTTTGCTGACCCTGAACAGACACCGTCTGATGAGTTTCGGTTTGATATCGCGGGTTCAATTGAAAAAATTGTGCCTGAAAATAGTTACGGCGTACAAACAGGAGAAATTCCTGCCGGTTGTTATGCGACCATAAGACATTTGGGTAGCCATGACCAGATCAAAGAAAGTGTGTATTACATTTTTAAAAACTGGTTACCTGAGCAACCCGAAGAAGCAGGGGATTATCCAGTCTTCTTTCACTATCATAACTTTGTGCATGATGTGAAAGAATGTGATCTTATTACAGATATTTATTTACTTTTAAGATAA
- the thiM gene encoding hydroxyethylthiazole kinase: MTSTSRLIEQVIEAWQNMQARTPLVQCITNSVAANYTANILLASGASPAMIDNPYEAESFTKISSALSINLGTPTTEQMQAMQISAKTAQLNDIPWVLDPVGYGPILAWRSQMTDELLQFKPSVIRGNASEISTLAGNQVQSKGVDSTLSSDDAYRQAYALLVHTDCIAISGESDYILSKELDVVIQINGGSPLQPKITATGCALGALIAAYSAVTAPTIAALSAHVHFAIAGKLAANQAQTMGSFSNIFMDYIHMLDANLIEQYANIKLLGLKA, encoded by the coding sequence ATGACATCAACATCTAGATTGATTGAACAGGTCATTGAAGCTTGGCAGAACATGCAGGCAAGAACACCTCTTGTACAATGTATTACCAATAGCGTTGCGGCTAACTATACGGCCAATATATTACTAGCCTCTGGTGCGTCACCTGCGATGATTGATAATCCCTATGAAGCAGAAAGTTTTACAAAAATTTCATCAGCTTTAAGTATTAATTTAGGTACGCCCACCACCGAGCAAATGCAAGCCATGCAGATCTCAGCTAAAACAGCGCAGCTAAATGATATTCCATGGGTGCTTGATCCGGTGGGCTATGGACCAATTTTAGCTTGGCGCAGTCAAATGACAGATGAACTTTTACAGTTTAAGCCTAGCGTAATTCGTGGTAACGCTTCAGAAATCAGTACGCTTGCAGGCAATCAAGTTCAATCTAAAGGTGTAGATAGCACCCTAAGTAGTGATGATGCCTATCGACAGGCCTACGCGTTATTAGTACATACAGACTGTATCGCAATTTCAGGCGAGTCAGATTACATTTTATCTAAAGAACTAGATGTCGTTATTCAAATTAACGGCGGTAGCCCCTTACAACCTAAAATTACAGCAACTGGCTGTGCTTTGGGCGCATTAATCGCTGCATATAGTGCAGTAACGGCTCCAACCATTGCAGCACTTTCAGCCCATGTGCATTTTGCAATTGCGGGTAAACTTGCAGCGAATCAGGCACAAACTATGGGAAGTTTTAGTAACATTTTTATGGATTATATCCATATGTTAGATGCCAACCTGATTGAGCAATATGCAAATATAAAGCTGTTAGGTTTAAAGGCATAA
- a CDS encoding 5-carboxymethyl-2-hydroxymuconate Delta-isomerase has product MPHVVVDYSDNLTGLNAKQLLEEINTTLIETELFSPEDIKSRARKDEVFLIGLGADQAYIHVKAYILSGRNAEQKQLMGDQLLTALSNKNYLEQGFNKEIQLCVELIDMPREDYFKQVI; this is encoded by the coding sequence ATGCCGCACGTTGTAGTTGATTATTCAGATAACTTAACTGGATTAAATGCAAAACAATTACTTGAAGAAATTAATACCACGCTCATTGAAACAGAGTTATTTAGCCCAGAAGATATCAAAAGCCGTGCGCGTAAAGATGAAGTTTTCCTAATCGGTTTAGGAGCTGACCAAGCCTATATTCATGTGAAAGCCTACATTTTGTCAGGAAGAAATGCAGAGCAAAAACAGCTGATGGGTGATCAGTTATTAACGGCACTCAGTAATAAAAATTATCTAGAACAAGGGTTTAATAAAGAAATTCAATTGTGTGTTGAACTCATTGATATGCCGAGAGAAGATTACTTCAAGCAAGTTATATAA
- a CDS encoding AAA family ATPase, translating into MKQETALKLLKAGENVFLTGSAGAGKTYTLNQYIQYLKARKVPVAITASTGIAATHMNGMTIHTWAGIGIKDQLTDDDLKRMKERKYLKEHLENAQVLVIDEISMLHAKQLNLVNQVLKYFKESDEAFGGIQVIVAGDFFQLPPVGRNSEANRDKFCFMSDAWVEAKFRVCYLTEQHRQDDEILNQILNAIRAQNIQSDHLHALRQSRSHDIGETFTRLYTHNMDVDNINCQHLNEIDNEGHQFNAVLDGNEKLVETLKSSVRAPEELTLKKHAKVMFVKNNFDMGYINGSLGEVIGFEEDDENGLLPKVKLTDGTTLLVAPETWSVENDAGKVIASFQQIPLRLAWAITIHKSQGMTLEAAEINLMNTFEKGQGYVALSRLKSLTGLKLLGINEQALELDSLAVKADRRFQELSKEAEVNFADVDLTPQHKAFIRHCGGTLNETEISRNEKKLSKGAKQNYASATLDETRALFEEGYEIEDIAHERGLTPATIINHLARLHKEQKLDISVAHPGEEVVEEIRKIYKKLKKRQNPDHFSDDGSIKLRPIVEATSPRMGYDQVRLALLFIE; encoded by the coding sequence ATGAAACAGGAAACTGCGCTTAAACTGCTTAAAGCAGGGGAAAATGTCTTTTTAACCGGCTCGGCTGGTGCAGGGAAAACTTATACACTCAATCAGTACATTCAATACTTAAAAGCACGTAAAGTGCCTGTGGCTATTACGGCGTCTACAGGTATTGCTGCAACACATATGAACGGTATGACCATTCATACATGGGCAGGCATCGGCATTAAAGATCAGTTAACTGATGATGACCTAAAACGTATGAAAGAGCGTAAATATCTCAAGGAACACCTTGAAAATGCGCAAGTTCTCGTCATCGATGAAATCTCGATGTTGCATGCAAAACAGCTTAATCTTGTGAATCAGGTTTTAAAATATTTTAAAGAAAGCGATGAAGCTTTTGGTGGTATTCAAGTCATTGTGGCCGGAGATTTCTTTCAGTTACCGCCAGTTGGACGTAATAGTGAAGCCAACCGTGACAAGTTCTGTTTTATGTCGGATGCATGGGTCGAAGCCAAATTTCGCGTATGTTATTTAACAGAACAACACCGTCAGGATGATGAAATTCTTAACCAGATTTTAAATGCCATTCGTGCGCAAAATATTCAATCAGATCACCTACACGCACTGCGTCAATCACGTTCACATGATATTGGTGAAACCTTTACCCGTCTTTATACGCACAATATGGATGTTGACAATATCAATTGTCAGCACTTAAATGAAATTGATAATGAAGGGCATCAATTCAATGCGGTTTTAGATGGTAATGAAAAACTGGTAGAAACATTAAAATCTTCAGTTCGTGCACCAGAAGAACTTACCTTAAAGAAACATGCAAAAGTCATGTTTGTAAAAAACAACTTTGATATGGGATATATCAACGGGAGTTTAGGTGAAGTCATTGGTTTTGAAGAAGATGATGAAAATGGTTTGCTACCAAAGGTAAAACTAACCGATGGCACGACATTGCTTGTTGCGCCTGAAACTTGGTCAGTTGAAAACGATGCAGGCAAAGTAATTGCTAGTTTTCAGCAAATTCCACTTCGTTTGGCATGGGCAATTACCATTCATAAAAGCCAAGGGATGACCTTAGAAGCTGCTGAAATTAACCTCATGAACACCTTTGAAAAAGGTCAGGGCTATGTGGCATTGTCGCGTTTAAAATCTTTGACCGGTTTAAAATTATTAGGTATTAACGAGCAAGCTTTAGAGTTAGACAGTTTGGCTGTAAAAGCCGATCGCCGTTTTCAAGAGCTTTCTAAAGAAGCGGAAGTTAATTTTGCTGATGTAGATTTAACGCCGCAACACAAAGCCTTTATTCGTCACTGTGGCGGAACCTTAAATGAAACAGAAATTTCTCGTAATGAGAAAAAACTCTCAAAAGGTGCGAAACAAAATTACGCCTCGGCAACGTTAGATGAAACACGTGCCTTGTTTGAAGAAGGCTATGAAATTGAAGATATCGCCCATGAACGTGGCCTTACCCCAGCAACCATCATTAATCATTTGGCCCGACTTCATAAAGAGCAAAAACTGGATATTTCTGTTGCTCATCCTGGTGAAGAAGTGGTCGAAGAAATCCGTAAAATTTATAAAAAACTGAAAAAGCGACAAAATCCAGATCATTTTTCTGATGACGGTTCGATCAAACTAAGACCAATCGTTGAAGCAACCAGTCCTCGAATGGGATATGATCAAGTTCGATTAGCTTTATTATTTATTGAGTAA
- a CDS encoding alpha/beta hydrolase — translation MNTSSATQTYAPDILGTGYEQLTLNFPDDYEGKVVATLVRKKAAQSTQKAVLYIHGFLDYFFQTEMAEKFNAHGYDFYALDLRKYGRSKLPHQIFYNVLDLSEYDAEITQALDIITKEQHTQVLLAGHSTGGLTATLYAAHNPSHPLIKALWANSPFYDFNLSLVEKKFGIPMLSRVGKYLPKVKFPSQLNKWYTASLHKELKGEWDFNLDWKPTSASTVQLSFLHAIHTAQKEIHRGVKLNVPALIMHSHQTKNPKKWGAEAAQSDVILDVKDIAKHGKKIKGDVSIVSIHNGLHDLVLSAQPVREQVYQQLFQWLDQKVT, via the coding sequence ATGAATACATCCTCAGCTACTCAAACATATGCCCCAGATATTTTAGGAACTGGCTACGAACAGCTCACACTCAACTTTCCCGATGATTATGAAGGTAAAGTTGTAGCAACTCTAGTTCGTAAGAAGGCCGCTCAATCTACTCAAAAAGCTGTGCTTTATATTCATGGGTTTTTAGATTATTTCTTTCAAACTGAAATGGCTGAAAAATTCAATGCGCATGGTTATGACTTCTATGCCTTGGATTTAAGAAAATACGGCCGTTCAAAGCTACCCCATCAAATTTTCTATAATGTGCTTGATTTAAGTGAATACGATGCCGAAATTACTCAAGCATTAGATATTATTACTAAAGAACAACACACTCAAGTCTTGCTTGCAGGCCATTCAACTGGCGGTCTGACAGCAACGCTTTATGCTGCCCATAACCCAAGCCACCCTCTTATTAAAGCGCTGTGGGCAAACAGCCCGTTTTACGACTTTAATTTAAGCTTGGTCGAAAAAAAGTTTGGTATTCCAATGCTCAGCCGAGTAGGAAAATATCTGCCAAAAGTTAAATTCCCAAGCCAACTGAACAAATGGTACACCGCGAGCCTTCATAAAGAACTTAAAGGCGAATGGGACTTTAATCTGGACTGGAAACCAACGTCTGCGTCTACTGTTCAACTCAGCTTTCTACATGCAATTCATACGGCACAAAAAGAAATACATCGCGGGGTTAAACTGAATGTTCCCGCACTGATTATGCATTCTCATCAAACCAAAAACCCTAAAAAATGGGGAGCAGAAGCGGCTCAAAGTGATGTGATTTTAGATGTTAAAGACATTGCAAAACATGGTAAAAAAATCAAAGGTGATGTCTCCATTGTCTCTATTCACAATGGATTACATGATTTAGTCCTTTCGGCCCAGCCAGTACGGGAACAAGTCTATCAACAATTATTCCAGTGGCTGGATCAAAAAGTCACTTAA
- the mdh gene encoding iron-dependent methanol dehydrogenase: MAFKNIADQTNGFYIPCVSLFGPGCAKEIGTKAQNLGAKKALIVTDEGLFKFGVADLIANYLTESGVASHIFPGAEPNPTDVNVHNGVNAYNDNGCDFIVSLGGGSSHDCAKGIGLVTAGGGHIRDYEGIDKSKVPMTPLIAINTTAGTASEMTRFCIITNTDTHVKMAIVDWRCTPLIAIDDPKLMIAKPAGLTAATGMDALTHAVEAYVSTAANPITDACAEKAITMISQWLQPAVANGENIEARDAMSYAQYLAGMAFNNASLGYVHAMAHQLGGFYNLPHGVCNAILLPHVCEFNLIACPDRYAKIAELMGVKTHGLTVMEAAYAAIDAIRKLSSSIGIPSGLTELGVKTEDLTVMADNAQKDACMLTNPRKANHAQVVEIFKAAL; the protein is encoded by the coding sequence ATGGCTTTTAAAAATATTGCAGATCAAACAAACGGTTTTTATATTCCCTGTGTATCACTCTTTGGACCAGGATGTGCCAAAGAAATTGGTACAAAGGCACAAAACCTCGGCGCAAAAAAAGCATTAATTGTGACCGATGAAGGCTTATTTAAATTTGGTGTCGCAGATCTTATTGCAAACTATTTAACTGAATCAGGCGTTGCTAGCCATATATTCCCGGGTGCTGAACCAAACCCAACAGACGTCAATGTTCATAATGGTGTAAATGCCTATAACGACAATGGCTGTGACTTTATTGTCTCGCTAGGTGGTGGTTCTTCTCATGACTGTGCGAAAGGAATTGGATTAGTAACTGCTGGCGGTGGTCATATTCGTGATTACGAAGGTATTGATAAAAGCAAAGTACCAATGACGCCGCTGATTGCAATCAATACCACAGCTGGTACTGCATCTGAAATGACTCGCTTCTGTATTATTACCAATACAGACACTCACGTAAAAATGGCAATTGTTGACTGGCGTTGTACTCCACTTATTGCAATTGATGATCCGAAACTCATGATTGCGAAACCTGCTGGTTTAACAGCTGCAACGGGTATGGATGCTTTAACTCATGCTGTTGAAGCGTACGTTTCTACGGCGGCTAACCCAATTACCGATGCTTGTGCAGAAAAAGCGATTACCATGATTAGTCAGTGGCTACAACCTGCTGTCGCAAATGGTGAAAATATCGAAGCTCGTGATGCCATGAGCTATGCACAGTACTTAGCTGGCATGGCATTTAACAATGCATCTTTAGGTTATGTTCACGCGATGGCGCATCAATTGGGCGGTTTCTATAACCTACCTCACGGCGTATGTAATGCAATTTTATTACCACACGTATGTGAATTTAACCTGATTGCCTGCCCAGATCGCTACGCAAAAATCGCTGAGTTAATGGGCGTAAAAACTCATGGGCTAACTGTGATGGAAGCTGCGTATGCTGCAATTGATGCCATCCGCAAACTGTCTTCATCCATCGGCATTCCATCTGGTTTAACAGAGTTAGGCGTGAAAACTGAAGATCTTACAGTCATGGCCGATAACGCTCAAAAAGATGCATGTATGCTGACCAACCCACGTAAAGCAAATCATGCGCAAGTTGTGGAGATTTTTAAAGCAGCACTTTAA
- a CDS encoding aldehyde dehydrogenase family protein, giving the protein MRYIDPNQSGSKVQFKSQYENFIGGEWVAPVKGAYFDNVSPVDGKAFTRIPRSSAEDIELALDAAHKAKATWNKASPTVRSNILLKIADRLEANLEMLAVAETWDNGKAVRETLAADIPLAIDHFRYFAGCIRAQEGGISEIDEDTIAYHFHEPLGVVGQIIPWNFPILMAAWKLAPALAAGNCVVIKPAEQTPVGILLVAELIQDILPPGVLNIVNGFGAEVGRPLATNPRIAKIAFTGSTQTGQMVMQYATENIIPVTLELGGKSPNLFFEDIMDKEDDFLEKTLEGFAMFALNQGEVCTCPSRALVQESIADQFLEMAVERVKRIKTGHPLDTETMIGAQASLQQQEKILSCINTGREEGAELLLGGSGRKEVGDGFYVDPTIFKGHNSMQIFQEEIFGPVLAVTTFKDFDDAIKIANDTMYGLGAGVWSRSAHISYRAGRAIEAGRVWTNCYNIYPAHAAFGGYKKSGIGRENHKMMLDHYQQTKNLLVSYSTKPMGFF; this is encoded by the coding sequence ATGCGCTATATCGATCCAAATCAATCGGGCTCAAAAGTTCAATTCAAATCACAATATGAAAATTTTATTGGCGGTGAATGGGTTGCACCTGTAAAAGGTGCTTATTTTGACAATGTATCTCCTGTTGACGGAAAAGCTTTTACCCGTATTCCACGCTCTAGTGCCGAAGATATCGAACTCGCTCTAGATGCAGCACATAAAGCCAAAGCAACATGGAATAAAGCCTCGCCAACGGTCCGCTCTAATATACTTTTAAAAATTGCTGATCGTTTAGAAGCAAATCTTGAAATGTTAGCAGTAGCAGAAACTTGGGATAACGGTAAAGCAGTACGTGAAACTTTAGCAGCAGACATTCCACTTGCAATTGACCATTTCCGTTATTTCGCTGGATGTATTCGCGCTCAAGAAGGCGGCATCTCTGAAATTGATGAAGATACGATTGCTTACCACTTCCATGAACCGCTAGGTGTCGTGGGTCAAATCATTCCATGGAACTTCCCTATTTTAATGGCAGCATGGAAGCTTGCTCCTGCTTTAGCTGCGGGTAACTGTGTTGTGATTAAACCGGCAGAGCAAACACCAGTAGGAATTTTGCTGGTTGCTGAACTCATCCAAGATATCTTACCGCCGGGTGTGCTTAATATTGTGAATGGTTTCGGTGCAGAAGTTGGCCGCCCGTTAGCCACAAATCCACGTATTGCCAAAATTGCATTTACAGGTTCAACCCAAACTGGGCAAATGGTCATGCAATATGCGACCGAAAATATTATTCCAGTAACCTTAGAACTTGGCGGTAAGTCACCAAATCTTTTCTTTGAAGATATCATGGACAAAGAAGATGATTTCTTAGAAAAAACGCTTGAAGGTTTTGCAATGTTTGCCTTGAACCAAGGTGAAGTATGTACTTGCCCTTCTCGTGCTTTAGTACAAGAGAGCATTGCTGATCAGTTCTTGGAAATGGCTGTCGAGCGTGTAAAACGTATTAAAACGGGTCACCCACTTGATACTGAAACCATGATTGGTGCTCAAGCGTCTCTACAACAACAAGAGAAAATCTTAAGTTGTATTAATACGGGCCGTGAAGAAGGTGCAGAACTCTTACTTGGCGGTAGTGGCCGTAAAGAAGTAGGCGATGGTTTCTATGTTGATCCGACTATTTTTAAAGGTCACAACAGCATGCAAATTTTCCAAGAAGAAATTTTTGGACCTGTGCTTGCTGTGACAACATTCAAAGACTTTGACGACGCAATCAAAATTGCCAATGACACCATGTATGGTTTAGGTGCAGGCGTTTGGTCACGTTCAGCACACATTTCTTATCGTGCTGGTCGTGCGATCGAAGCGGGTCGTGTCTGGACAAACTGCTATAACATCTACCCTGCTCACGCTGCATTTGGTGGCTATAAAAAGTCAGGTATTGGCCGTGAAAACCATAAGATGATGTTAGATCATTATCAACAAACTAAAAACTTGTTGGTGAGTTATTCAACGAAACCAATGGGCTTCTTCTAA